GCGGGCCGCGTCGGGGTCGCCGACGGCCGCGAGGACGCGAACGGTCACGGTGCCCTCACTTGTTCCTGTCTTCGTCGAGCGTGTACGTCGAGTCGCCGGGCTTCAGGGCGGCCTGGCCGTCCTTGGGCAGCAGGGCGAGGCGTACGTGCTCGGCGAACGACTCGGCGTAGGCGACGCGCTGGGCGTCGGCGGTGGTGAGGGCGAAGGTGATCGGCACGGCCTCGCGGGCGCCGGTGACGCCGCCGCCCCGGCTGCCGCTGCGGCTCTGGTCGAGGGGCGTGAGCCTGCCGACGTCGAGGACGCGGGCACCGGCGACGATCAGCCGGGACTCGGCGACGGCGTTCTTGCCCCGGCCCTCGTCGTCGAAGGTGGCGAAGATGTTGACGCGCGCGCCGGCGGTGATCTTCCCGGCGACGCCGGTGGACGCGTCGATCATGATGGCGATCTCCTGTTCGCCGCTCGCCAGGGCGGGCCGGTCGACGATCATGTCCTTCTGGAGGAGGGAGCCCTTCCTCAGGTCGGACACGGCGATCTTGCCCTGGACGCCGGAGAGGCTCCGTACGGCGTTGGCGGACAGCCACCGCTCCGGCATGGTGATCTTCTCGAACTGGCCGGGCCGGAGCGGCGCGTAGGCCGGTACGTCCGCCTTGACGCGGTACGCCGTGACCTCGGGCCCGACCTTCGCCTGGACGTCCCCGACGATGACGACGACGCCCGCGAACGCGCCGAGGGCGCACAGGGCGGACAGGACGATCAGGATGACGCCGCGGCGCTGACGTGCGTTCATGGGCGGGAGAACCTCGTGAGGTGGCGGGCGGGGGACGGGCGCGGGCACGGGTACGGCGGTACGGGCGGGGCCCCGGGGCGGCGGGTCACGACGCGTGCCGCATCGGTGCGCCCGGGGGCA
This genomic window from Streptomyces thermolilacinus SPC6 contains:
- the cpaB gene encoding Flp pilus assembly protein CpaB: MNARQRRGVILIVLSALCALGAFAGVVVIVGDVQAKVGPEVTAYRVKADVPAYAPLRPGQFEKITMPERWLSANAVRSLSGVQGKIAVSDLRKGSLLQKDMIVDRPALASGEQEIAIMIDASTGVAGKITAGARVNIFATFDDEGRGKNAVAESRLIVAGARVLDVGRLTPLDQSRSGSRGGGVTGAREAVPITFALTTADAQRVAYAESFAEHVRLALLPKDGQAALKPGDSTYTLDEDRNK